Proteins from a genomic interval of Pseudoalteromonas sp. MEBiC 03607:
- a CDS encoding DUF3019 domain-containing protein produces MSFKYYFIIAFGFSASLHAQEQQSVDTKANALVALPDTCVALREGRSCYADVDISWQQQSIGNYCLRNEQSKHIIQCWLMQQKGLFRYEFDSAETIGFELINSDNGKVVATTEIQLQWVYKNRQKKRRWRLF; encoded by the coding sequence ATGTCTTTTAAGTATTATTTCATCATAGCGTTCGGGTTTTCTGCCTCATTACATGCGCAAGAACAACAATCCGTTGATACTAAAGCTAATGCTTTGGTTGCATTACCTGACACCTGTGTTGCACTTCGTGAGGGCAGAAGCTGTTACGCCGATGTAGACATTAGTTGGCAACAACAGAGCATAGGCAATTATTGCTTACGCAACGAACAAAGCAAACACATCATTCAATGCTGGCTGATGCAACAAAAGGGTTTATTTCGCTACGAATTCGACTCAGCAGAAACAATTGGCTTTGAACTTATTAATAGTGACAACGGCAAAGTCGTTGCCACCACTGAAATACAATTACAGTGGGTTTATAAAAATCGTCAAAAGAAACGCCGTTGGCGACTGTTCTAA
- a CDS encoding MipA/OmpV family protein has protein sequence MRVYATILVLCLWFFAASSHASNRYYADNTLEPSQGFAWDWGIGAGYYIEDSYLVGMDSYNDGFEPDIHLAISYEKFYLDYDQSQLSGGLTMGYSLIDKFEWGLDLVGTNIQSGFDETGLAFYGDDVIDELAGIKNRNYDFDVGLRLSRRFENSQISFEYLQDVSGTHNGWVMNSFYSQIIPWRNWEFRSGVGLSAYSEDFTNYYFGISESEALANRPIYRPDTSYSLIFEFHAEYPLNRHWVFLTGWLSTWFSSDIHQSPIISQQYQHKAKVGVRYVF, from the coding sequence TTGCGAGTTTACGCCACCATTTTAGTACTTTGCTTGTGGTTTTTCGCTGCATCAAGCCATGCCAGTAATCGCTATTATGCTGACAACACTTTGGAGCCAAGCCAAGGCTTTGCTTGGGACTGGGGCATTGGAGCTGGTTATTACATCGAAGACTCTTACCTAGTAGGCATGGATTCATACAATGATGGTTTTGAGCCAGACATTCACCTTGCAATATCGTATGAAAAGTTTTACCTCGATTATGACCAAAGCCAATTAAGTGGTGGCCTAACTATGGGCTATAGCTTGATTGACAAATTTGAATGGGGTCTTGATTTAGTCGGTACAAACATTCAGTCTGGTTTTGATGAAACGGGTCTCGCCTTTTATGGTGACGATGTCATCGATGAACTAGCAGGGATAAAAAATAGAAATTACGATTTTGATGTTGGCTTGCGTTTATCTCGCCGCTTTGAAAACTCGCAAATTTCATTTGAGTATTTACAAGATGTTTCCGGCACACATAATGGCTGGGTAATGAATTCGTTTTATAGCCAAATTATTCCATGGCGAAACTGGGAGTTTCGTTCTGGTGTTGGCTTAAGTGCCTATTCTGAAGACTTTACTAATTATTATTTTGGTATTTCAGAATCAGAAGCACTTGCAAACCGCCCTATTTATCGCCCTGATACCTCTTATAGCCTGATCTTTGAATTTCATGCCGAATATCCGCTTAACAGACATTGGGTGTTCTTAACAGGCTGGCTGTCTACTTGGTTTTCTAGTGATATTCACCAAAGCCCTATTATTTCACAACAGTATCAGCATAAAGCCAAGGTAGGCGTGCGCTATGTCTTTTAA
- a CDS encoding sodium-dependent transporter, with translation MSASRGEFSSRFGFIMAAAGSAVGLGNIWGFPTQTASNGGAAFLVAYLVLAFCLAYPALMAELVIGRHGQANAVSSLRKVTNHQWQKKFAFMVGFGGIICAGLILSFYAIVAGWMLSATLEPVAQLSGQAQASTWLSEQSLSRNLIFTAAFIILTVSIISKGVENGIEKWSKRLMPALLGILFMLIIYVMTQDGAIAGLKAYLVPDFSSILNPELLVNALGQAFFSLSLGTSVMIIYGSYISKKENLVSLGAYVTLIDVFIAFVAGLLIIPAMYVAQAQGVQIFSPEGALLSEDTLVFQVLPALFTSMGDVGIFVGFAFFALMSIAALTSSISMLEAPVSYAVERFALKRVQATWIIGGIIALISFTIVFNLGTLFGFVITLTTKIGQPILGLMCCIFVGWIWHRASLLKEIQQGCPDVANSFFWKVWPWYIKFICPLAISLVFANSLLS, from the coding sequence ATGAGCGCATCACGTGGGGAGTTCAGCTCCCGCTTTGGATTTATAATGGCTGCAGCGGGCTCTGCCGTTGGCCTAGGAAACATTTGGGGCTTCCCAACACAAACAGCAAGTAATGGCGGTGCCGCTTTTTTGGTTGCCTATTTAGTACTGGCGTTTTGTTTAGCTTATCCTGCATTAATGGCAGAGCTAGTTATTGGTCGTCATGGGCAAGCTAATGCTGTCAGTTCGCTTAGAAAAGTGACTAATCATCAGTGGCAAAAGAAATTTGCATTTATGGTTGGGTTTGGTGGCATTATCTGTGCGGGCCTTATCTTAAGCTTTTATGCTATTGTTGCAGGCTGGATGCTAAGTGCTACTTTAGAGCCTGTCGCACAGTTATCTGGACAAGCCCAAGCAAGCACTTGGTTAAGTGAGCAGTCACTATCAAGAAACTTAATATTCACAGCTGCTTTTATCATTTTGACCGTGTCAATTATTTCGAAAGGTGTAGAAAACGGCATCGAAAAGTGGTCAAAGCGCTTAATGCCTGCATTGCTAGGCATTTTGTTCATGCTGATCATTTATGTAATGACGCAAGATGGGGCTATTGCTGGCTTAAAAGCGTATTTAGTGCCTGACTTTTCTTCAATTTTAAATCCTGAGCTACTTGTTAATGCTTTAGGCCAAGCATTCTTCTCACTATCGCTCGGTACAAGTGTGATGATTATTTATGGCTCATACATCAGTAAAAAAGAAAACCTTGTATCGCTAGGTGCATATGTAACGCTTATTGACGTGTTTATTGCTTTTGTAGCCGGTTTATTAATTATCCCTGCAATGTATGTAGCACAAGCACAAGGCGTACAGATATTTTCGCCTGAAGGCGCATTACTTTCTGAAGATACCTTGGTGTTTCAGGTATTACCTGCCCTGTTTACAAGTATGGGAGATGTGGGTATTTTTGTTGGCTTTGCTTTCTTTGCTTTGATGAGCATCGCCGCATTAACTTCATCAATTTCAATGCTAGAAGCCCCAGTGTCTTATGCTGTTGAACGCTTTGCTTTGAAGCGTGTGCAAGCAACTTGGATCATCGGCGGTATTATTGCACTGATAAGTTTTACGATAGTGTTTAATCTAGGGACGCTATTTGGCTTTGTAATAACTTTAACCACTAAAATTGGCCAACCAATTCTTGGCTTAATGTGCTGTATTTTTGTAGGCTGGATCTGGCATAGAGCATCTTTATTAAAAGAAATTCAGCAAGGCTGCCCTGATGTTGCGAATAGCTTCTTCTGGAAAGTATGGCCATGGTATATCAAGTTCATTTGCCCACTTGCCATCTCACTCGTGTTTGCAAACTCACTGTTAAGTTAA
- the yhbY gene encoding ribosome assembly RNA-binding protein YhbY, translated as MKLSNKQKQFLKGQAHSLKPVVLLGANGLTEGVLVEIDSALDIHELIKVKVPTDDRETKALIFDAIVRETKAEKLQTIGHTIVLYRQSEDKKIQLPRG; from the coding sequence ATGAAATTATCGAACAAACAAAAGCAGTTTTTAAAAGGTCAAGCACACAGTTTAAAACCTGTTGTATTACTTGGTGCTAACGGTTTAACCGAAGGTGTTTTGGTTGAGATTGACAGCGCTTTAGACATTCACGAATTAATCAAGGTTAAGGTACCTACTGATGATCGTGAAACTAAAGCATTGATTTTTGATGCGATTGTTCGCGAGACTAAAGCAGAGAAGCTTCAAACAATTGGTCACACAATTGTACTGTATCGTCAAAGCGAAGATAAAAAAATTCAATTACCACGCGGCTAA
- a CDS encoding ATP-binding protein, giving the protein MKKFYLSLLGSALLSIIILGWLIDAFSQQTQTPHDVFYSETQMIKGFAKQLAAISPSQRPQAIKQLSDDFTVQLEYRPTQSLALPQSLLAQIKQPSGLILEDQQGYYLLYSEPNLGSHHLKMRLMKDHSHEQGNDVLLTMLFYAGLCVFMGFIITPLAKRLSVLNDAAQRFAKGDLKSRIHVSHFTYIKDVELTFNRMASQIEKLLEENKLMASSLSHDIRTPIACLRFGLEAAQDSPNEQKRLEYLARMEQDLDQMESMLKSYLAFATLEQKANQLTFNESDLDSYTLTLVHQLEPKLEQRQLRIQQQIEPGAVCADLHWLARAIVNLLSNACDFATSEILISAKQAGNQVIFTIEDDGPGIDPKNWHKVFSPFFQEQTHRNRDGESYGLGLAIVAKVADWHHGTVSVTKSKQLGGACFTLSIQNKSL; this is encoded by the coding sequence GTGAAAAAGTTTTACCTTTCCTTATTAGGCAGTGCACTCCTTTCAATTATCATTTTGGGTTGGCTTATTGATGCGTTCAGTCAGCAAACCCAAACGCCTCATGACGTTTTTTATAGCGAAACCCAAATGATAAAAGGTTTTGCAAAACAATTAGCAGCAATTTCACCCAGTCAACGCCCACAAGCTATCAAGCAACTTAGTGATGACTTTACTGTTCAGCTGGAATACAGGCCAACCCAATCGCTTGCTTTACCTCAATCATTACTTGCACAAATTAAGCAACCAAGCGGGCTTATTCTCGAAGATCAACAAGGTTATTACTTGCTTTACAGTGAACCAAACTTAGGGTCACACCATTTAAAAATGCGCTTAATGAAAGACCATAGCCATGAACAAGGTAACGATGTGTTACTAACTATGCTTTTTTATGCTGGGCTTTGTGTGTTCATGGGTTTTATCATTACTCCATTAGCAAAGCGCTTATCGGTGTTAAATGACGCGGCGCAACGTTTTGCTAAAGGTGACTTGAAAAGCCGCATTCATGTATCACATTTTACTTATATCAAGGATGTCGAGCTAACCTTTAACCGCATGGCAAGCCAGATAGAAAAGCTACTTGAAGAAAACAAGTTGATGGCGTCAAGTTTATCGCATGATATACGAACACCTATTGCCTGTTTACGGTTTGGATTAGAGGCAGCACAAGATAGTCCAAACGAACAAAAACGTCTGGAGTACCTTGCCCGTATGGAGCAAGATCTTGATCAAATGGAGTCGATGCTAAAAAGCTACCTTGCTTTTGCCACACTAGAACAAAAAGCGAATCAGCTCACTTTTAATGAGTCAGATCTTGATAGTTATACCCTTACTTTAGTTCACCAACTAGAACCTAAACTAGAGCAACGTCAGCTTCGCATTCAGCAACAAATCGAACCTGGCGCTGTATGTGCCGATCTACACTGGTTAGCCAGAGCAATCGTTAACTTATTGAGCAACGCTTGTGATTTTGCGACATCAGAAATTCTGATTTCCGCTAAACAAGCTGGAAATCAGGTTATTTTTACAATTGAAGATGATGGTCCGGGAATAGATCCAAAAAACTGGCATAAAGTATTCAGTCCATTTTTCCAAGAGCAGACTCATCGTAATCGAGATGGTGAAAGTTATGGACTAGGTTTAGCCATTGTCGCTAAAGTTGCTGACTGGCACCACGGCACTGTCAGCGTTACAAAGAGCAAACAGCTCGGAGGCGCTTGTTTTACTCTTTCAATTCAAAATAAAAGCCTTTAA
- a CDS encoding serine hydrolase domain-containing protein, whose translation MKYSLRFIPFFFLLLIQLFSSRYALASDQQWQTFVNDYNKYLTRKLTSKGIPGGSLAIVKIGEEDFIKGIGRTKIKDGRRVNQHTRFRLASVSKTFAGSLTAKLAAQGEFNIDDPISKFIPEFSNTVYKDDLKIYHILSHSSGLVPNAYDNLIESRMSYPDIVERLLAVEPICKPSECYGYQNVMFSLIDSVILKSTQMDYSHWITEYIFAPLKMNDASVGFEGMVKDENYAHPHVRGRKRWYTSRLKKNYYKVPAAAGVNASASDMAIWLNAQLGQFPDVLPLDALIKQTRPYTHTKKETRRRVWREHVNDAFYGLGWRIYDYDDEVLYYHSGWVQGYRSDLVVFPHLNIGFSLVLNAETGLINELTTEFINRVLKYTRAEK comes from the coding sequence ATGAAGTACAGTTTACGTTTTATTCCTTTCTTTTTTCTCCTTCTTATTCAGCTTTTTTCAAGTCGGTATGCACTTGCTAGTGATCAGCAATGGCAAACATTCGTCAATGATTATAATAAATATTTAACCCGCAAGTTAACAAGTAAAGGTATTCCTGGCGGTTCATTGGCGATTGTGAAGATAGGAGAAGAGGATTTCATCAAAGGGATTGGGCGAACAAAAATAAAGGATGGTCGCAGGGTAAACCAACATACTCGGTTTCGTTTAGCTTCGGTGTCAAAAACTTTTGCAGGTTCACTTACTGCAAAACTTGCGGCACAAGGCGAATTTAATATTGATGATCCAATTAGTAAATTTATTCCTGAGTTTTCAAATACCGTCTACAAAGATGATTTAAAAATTTATCATATATTGAGTCATTCAAGTGGCTTGGTGCCGAATGCCTACGATAACTTAATTGAGTCACGGATGAGTTATCCCGACATTGTTGAACGTTTATTAGCAGTAGAGCCAATTTGTAAGCCTAGTGAGTGCTATGGCTATCAAAATGTGATGTTTAGTTTAATTGATTCAGTAATTTTAAAATCAACTCAAATGGATTATTCCCACTGGATCACTGAATATATTTTTGCGCCACTAAAAATGAATGATGCCAGCGTTGGTTTTGAAGGCATGGTAAAAGATGAAAACTATGCGCATCCACATGTGCGTGGCAGAAAGCGTTGGTATACATCACGTTTAAAGAAAAATTATTATAAGGTGCCAGCGGCAGCAGGTGTAAATGCAAGCGCCAGTGATATGGCAATATGGCTAAACGCCCAATTAGGGCAATTCCCTGATGTGCTGCCACTGGATGCGCTGATCAAACAAACACGCCCTTATACGCATACCAAAAAGGAAACTCGCCGCAGAGTATGGCGAGAGCACGTAAATGATGCGTTTTACGGATTAGGGTGGCGTATTTATGACTATGATGACGAAGTACTTTATTACCATAGTGGCTGGGTGCAAGGTTATCGTAGCGATCTTGTGGTGTTTCCACATTTGAATATTGGCTTTAGTCTAGTGTTGAATGCCGAAACGGGTTTGATTAATGAATTAACAACTGAGTTCATTAATCGGGTACTTAAATACACTCGTGCAGAAAAATAG
- a CDS encoding cation:proton antiporter family protein, with protein sequence MELIYFATAFVCGFAVYQLKLPPLIGFLLAGFALNLYGYKTTELLNTLANLGVTLLLFSIGLKLKVANLIKPQVWAPASLHIVISSTLFSAFMLLLGAIALPLFSELTWQSALLVGFAFSFSSTVFAVKVLEERGEMASLHGKISIGILVMQDIFAVIFLAISTGKAPNIWALALLVALPLLRPVMFWVLNRSKHGELLPLFGFFFALVIGYHAFEFAGLKGDLGALIIGMMFAAHKKAGELSKSLLNLKDILLVGFFLNIGLNAELTSHAVLVALVLVFVLPIKVALYYVLTNAFKLRARTSLLSAFSLANYSEFGLIVCAVAASSNMITSEWLAVMAIAVSITFILASPLNKRSNEIYVKIERWLLKFESDTRLAEELPVNLNDTKIVIFGMGRIGTGAYETISQTHPNLVAGIDIKPDVVEKHIQRGRRVLLADATDPDFWQRVNHSHVGMVMLAMPKHMQNIFALEQLRASGYQGQVTAIANYPDQQKELEDMGVDSTYNFYLEAGSGFAEHVKQKLFS encoded by the coding sequence ATGGAATTAATCTACTTTGCTACTGCGTTTGTCTGTGGCTTTGCTGTTTACCAGTTAAAGCTTCCTCCTCTTATTGGCTTTTTGTTAGCAGGCTTCGCGCTTAATTTATATGGCTATAAAACAACAGAATTACTCAATACCCTTGCAAACTTAGGTGTTACCCTGCTGCTATTTAGTATTGGCCTTAAACTAAAAGTGGCTAATTTAATCAAGCCTCAGGTGTGGGCCCCTGCTTCATTACATATTGTAATTAGTAGCACACTGTTCAGTGCTTTTATGCTGCTGCTTGGCGCAATTGCACTGCCTTTATTCAGCGAGCTTACATGGCAAAGCGCATTGTTAGTGGGCTTTGCTTTTAGTTTCTCAAGTACAGTGTTTGCTGTGAAGGTACTTGAAGAGCGCGGCGAGATGGCCAGTCTGCACGGTAAAATCTCCATCGGTATTCTGGTTATGCAAGACATCTTCGCGGTGATCTTCTTGGCTATTAGTACAGGAAAAGCGCCGAACATTTGGGCGCTGGCGCTATTAGTTGCTTTACCTCTGTTACGCCCAGTTATGTTTTGGGTATTAAACCGCTCAAAGCACGGTGAGTTATTACCTTTATTCGGCTTTTTCTTTGCCCTTGTTATTGGCTATCACGCTTTTGAATTTGCAGGCTTAAAAGGTGATTTAGGTGCATTGATAATAGGCATGATGTTCGCTGCACATAAAAAAGCGGGTGAATTATCAAAGTCTCTTCTTAATCTAAAAGATATATTACTCGTTGGTTTTTTCTTAAATATTGGTTTGAATGCAGAGCTAACTAGCCACGCAGTACTTGTTGCGCTGGTATTAGTTTTCGTATTACCGATAAAAGTGGCGCTGTATTATGTATTAACTAATGCATTCAAACTGCGCGCACGTACATCTTTGTTAAGTGCTTTTAGCCTTGCAAACTACAGTGAGTTTGGGCTTATTGTTTGTGCCGTTGCAGCATCAAGCAATATGATCACTTCAGAATGGCTTGCAGTAATGGCAATTGCTGTTTCGATCACCTTTATTTTAGCATCCCCGCTCAACAAACGTTCGAATGAAATCTACGTTAAAATTGAGCGCTGGTTACTTAAATTTGAAAGTGATACTCGGCTTGCAGAAGAGCTGCCAGTTAACCTTAACGATACTAAGATTGTGATATTTGGTATGGGTCGGATTGGAACCGGTGCTTATGAAACAATTAGTCAAACTCATCCAAACCTTGTTGCTGGTATCGATATAAAACCCGATGTGGTAGAGAAACATATTCAACGTGGTCGTCGAGTATTACTTGCCGACGCAACTGACCCTGATTTTTGGCAACGAGTAAACCATTCACATGTTGGTATGGTTATGTTGGCAATGCCTAAGCATATGCAAAATATTTTTGCCTTGGAGCAACTTCGGGCTTCAGGTTATCAAGGTCAAGTAACGGCGATAGCAAATTACCCTGACCAGCAAAAAGAATTAGAAGATATGGGGGTTGACTCTACTTACAACTTCTATTTAGAGGCCGGTAGTGGCTTTGCGGAGCATGTAAAACAAAAACTTTTTTCATAA
- a CDS encoding DUF3820 family protein, whose amino-acid sequence MDPALLKRAINTKMPFGKYTGRPLLLLPEPYLVWFKQQGFPEGQLGAQLAMIYEVKLNGLEKMLMPLLDEK is encoded by the coding sequence ATGGATCCAGCACTACTCAAACGTGCCATAAATACAAAGATGCCCTTTGGCAAGTATACAGGTCGACCATTGCTGCTCCTACCCGAGCCATATTTAGTGTGGTTTAAACAGCAGGGATTTCCTGAGGGTCAATTAGGGGCACAACTTGCGATGATATACGAAGTAAAACTCAATGGTCTTGAAAAAATGCTAATGCCACTATTAGATGAAAAATAA
- a CDS encoding GNAT family N-acetyltransferase, whose product MYIVKSYEELSKDELLAILRSRVDVFVVEQNCPYPEIDDVDNDELTQHVFLFREQQLAAYARCYKKNEQYSAFGRVLVAQQFRGEGLATKLVQMAIDTCLEHWPDKAIIIGAQCYLTGFYQQFGFENVGDDYLEDGIPHQDMCLR is encoded by the coding sequence ATGTATATTGTTAAAAGTTATGAAGAACTCAGTAAAGATGAGTTGCTCGCAATTTTACGTTCAAGGGTAGACGTATTTGTAGTAGAACAAAACTGTCCTTACCCGGAAATTGACGATGTTGATAATGATGAATTAACTCAGCACGTATTTTTATTCAGAGAGCAGCAACTTGCAGCCTATGCACGTTGTTATAAGAAAAATGAGCAGTATAGTGCATTTGGTCGTGTGCTGGTTGCGCAGCAATTTCGCGGTGAAGGGTTAGCGACTAAACTCGTGCAAATGGCAATTGATACCTGTCTAGAACACTGGCCTGATAAAGCAATTATAATTGGGGCTCAATGCTACTTAACAGGGTTTTATCAGCAGTTTGGCTTTGAGAATGTGGGTGATGATTATTTAGAAGATGGTATTCCACATCAAGATATGTGTCTGAGGTAG
- a CDS encoding ATP-binding protein, with translation MGKLFASLYLYIIVSLFLVSGVIEQLWPYEDTQQHIALDQEFGKSLWLLSQTEGGLTKLKQEFNSEIINRSDLALPENLKTQLNEKHYLYVFNHDQRVVWYVALNDAQLLHIGPLSVANPSFSSVWPYFLLLTVIGLPVGLWSFLLWRDFNKLTLACEAVGGAQDFELQDASKSFFLPITDTLNALQERIQYLLAAQQELTSSVSHEFRTPLARLKFAVAMLEEQIENEKSFIYIDNMQADIAELEALVSEMLEYARLDSHQPSLKSHSCDLTALVNSVVNKLEFATDIDIAVNAPSQLYYNCDEHFIARCIQNLLGNAQKYAHHKINLILEEHPDAVQIIVEDDGPGIAQSEWQSILKPFTRLDKSRDKKTGGFGLGLAIVAKIVSWHRGQLQVCDSTLGGAKFVIRLFKDK, from the coding sequence CTAGCTTATATTTATATATAATAGTTTCTCTGTTTTTAGTTAGTGGGGTCATAGAACAGTTATGGCCCTATGAAGACACACAGCAACATATTGCACTTGATCAAGAATTTGGCAAATCACTTTGGCTTCTCAGTCAAACAGAAGGTGGTTTAACAAAACTAAAGCAAGAGTTTAATAGCGAGATAATCAATCGTAGCGATCTTGCCCTTCCTGAAAACCTGAAAACGCAACTCAATGAAAAGCATTACCTCTATGTGTTTAATCATGACCAGCGTGTAGTTTGGTACGTAGCGCTGAATGATGCGCAATTGTTGCATATAGGCCCTTTATCTGTAGCTAACCCTAGCTTTAGTTCCGTTTGGCCTTACTTTTTATTATTAACAGTGATTGGCTTACCTGTTGGGCTATGGAGCTTTTTACTTTGGCGAGACTTTAATAAGTTAACACTTGCATGTGAAGCTGTGGGTGGGGCACAGGATTTTGAATTACAAGATGCATCTAAATCCTTTTTTCTTCCTATTACCGATACCTTAAATGCGTTGCAAGAACGTATTCAATATCTTTTAGCAGCGCAGCAAGAACTGACTTCGTCTGTTTCTCATGAATTTAGAACACCACTTGCGCGCTTAAAGTTTGCAGTGGCGATGCTAGAGGAGCAAATTGAGAATGAGAAATCGTTTATCTATATTGATAATATGCAGGCAGATATTGCTGAGCTTGAAGCCTTGGTTTCTGAAATGCTCGAATATGCACGACTTGACTCTCATCAACCCAGTTTAAAAAGCCATTCTTGTGATTTAACCGCATTAGTTAATAGTGTGGTAAATAAACTTGAGTTTGCTACAGACATTGACATTGCAGTTAATGCGCCGTCACAGCTTTATTATAATTGTGATGAGCACTTTATTGCGCGCTGCATTCAAAACTTACTCGGTAATGCACAAAAATATGCGCATCATAAAATAAATTTGATACTTGAAGAACACCCTGATGCCGTTCAAATAATAGTTGAAGATGATGGCCCAGGTATTGCTCAGTCTGAATGGCAGAGCATCTTAAAGCCCTTTACACGATTAGATAAAAGCCGTGATAAGAAAACAGGGGGTTTTGGGTTGGGGCTTGCGATAGTGGCTAAAATTGTCAGTTGGCATCGAGGACAACTACAGGTGTGTGACTCAACGCTCGGTGGTGCGAAATTTGTTATTCGATTATTTAAAGATAAATAA
- a CDS encoding response regulator transcription factor: MEHYGTILLVEDDISLANWVAEYLIEQGYKTTICSRGDLVVEQVRKTAPDLVLLDIMLPGQDGISVCRDLRQFYQAPIIMLTARDEEMDEVIGLEVGASDYMMKPVRPRALLARIKAALRSKTDSQDTSKESTTINVGKLTINTESRTVYFGEDEVHISSAEYLLLHYLASNAGQVVSRDAVFKATKGREYDGLDRSVDVLISSLRKKFNDDPQHPEKIKTIWGKGYLLVSTAWQ, encoded by the coding sequence ATGGAACATTACGGAACAATATTATTAGTTGAAGATGATATTTCACTCGCCAATTGGGTGGCCGAATACTTAATTGAACAAGGTTATAAAACCACTATTTGTTCACGAGGCGACCTCGTTGTTGAGCAGGTACGTAAAACAGCTCCTGACTTAGTGTTACTCGATATAATGCTACCCGGTCAAGACGGCATTAGTGTTTGTCGTGATTTAAGGCAGTTCTATCAGGCTCCTATTATCATGCTGACAGCACGCGACGAAGAAATGGATGAAGTGATTGGTCTTGAAGTAGGCGCTAGTGATTACATGATGAAGCCTGTGCGTCCTCGTGCTCTGCTCGCGCGCATAAAAGCCGCATTGCGCTCTAAAACTGACTCGCAAGATACCAGCAAAGAAAGTACCACAATCAATGTTGGTAAACTCACTATCAATACAGAATCACGTACTGTGTACTTTGGCGAAGATGAAGTTCATATTTCAAGTGCAGAATATTTATTATTACATTACCTTGCCAGTAATGCAGGCCAAGTGGTATCACGAGACGCCGTATTTAAGGCGACGAAAGGCAGAGAGTATGATGGTTTAGACAGAAGTGTCGATGTGCTCATCTCGTCTTTACGTAAAAAGTTTAATGATGATCCACAACACCCAGAAAAAATTAAAACGATCTGGGGCAAAGGCTATTTGCTTGTTTCGACAGCGTGGCAGTAA
- a CDS encoding sporulation protein, with amino-acid sequence MFKKILASVGIGAAKVDTVLETEHLQPGQKFNAMIVIKGGDVDQEIAGLDLALMTRVKVESEEGDYFTNHVIEKWRIPDIGIISAGAEKHIPFEARLHSETPITEINAGYNQSHVWLETGLDIDLALDPTDRDALHIYPNDAVSTLMEAMDRLGFNLVKADVEKGYLRAPTFQSHSGCYQELEYRPNSRSLFGLQEIELSFVPEAHKTHVLIELDRAFRGDGYVDLTIEHDHVNLSQLCDQLERLFA; translated from the coding sequence ATGTTTAAGAAAATCCTTGCATCAGTAGGTATTGGTGCAGCTAAAGTTGACACTGTACTTGAGACAGAGCACTTGCAACCAGGTCAAAAGTTCAACGCTATGATTGTGATCAAAGGCGGTGATGTTGATCAAGAAATTGCTGGTTTAGATTTGGCGCTTATGACGCGTGTAAAAGTTGAAAGCGAAGAAGGCGATTATTTTACCAATCATGTCATTGAAAAGTGGCGTATTCCAGATATTGGTATTATCAGTGCCGGTGCAGAAAAGCATATCCCGTTTGAAGCACGACTACATTCTGAAACCCCAATAACAGAAATCAATGCCGGCTATAATCAATCCCATGTCTGGCTTGAGACAGGTTTAGATATTGATTTAGCACTCGACCCTACGGATCGTGATGCCTTACACATTTATCCTAATGATGCTGTTAGTACATTAATGGAAGCAATGGATAGGCTTGGTTTCAATTTAGTTAAAGCAGATGTTGAAAAAGGTTATTTGCGCGCACCTACTTTTCAATCTCATTCAGGCTGCTACCAAGAGCTTGAGTATCGACCAAACAGTCGAAGCTTATTTGGCTTACAAGAGATTGAATTATCATTTGTTCCTGAAGCTCATAAAACACATGTGCTAATTGAGCTTGACCGTGCCTTTAGAGGTGATGGTTATGTGGATTTAACTATTGAGCATGATCACGTAAATCTATCCCAGTTATGTGACCAGCTTGAACGATTATTTGCTTAA